A genomic segment from Nicotiana tabacum cultivar K326 chromosome 7, ASM71507v2, whole genome shotgun sequence encodes:
- the LOC107810322 gene encoding protein NUCLEAR FUSION DEFECTIVE 4: protein MEQYSSKWMILIASTWIQAFTGTNFDFSYSSELKSVLGISQVQLNYLSMASDMGKAFGWCSGVSLMYFPLWVVLFIAAFMGLIGYGLQWLVIQRIIILPYFLVFLLCVLAGCSICWFNTVCYVLCIKHFPANRPFALSLSVSFNGASAALFNLIANAINSNDDTLYLLLNALVPLVTSVAALPILRQPHSQTLRADSVHREYLIFLCLTILAVFTGLYLLILNSVSYSAPTARILLVGAVFLLVLPVIAPGAIRTEEWSQLIHPNYMLLEDNDIDDFGMHKEMMWKEDSSMTLWTENSHGSKEKESWTSSFLLRDRLLLLGEEHSANQLMCRWDFWLYYLAYFCGGTLVLVYSNNLGQISESLGYSSEISFLVALYSACSFFGRLLSAAPDFLRDKMYYARTAWLAFALIPTPVAFFLLVLSGSKAALTAATALVGLSSGFVFSAAVSITSELFGPNSAGVNHNILITNIPLGSLLYGLLAALVYEANLGKSSQVLVLDGSKVCMGRNCYIQTFMWWGCISLLGVASSLLLFLRTKAAYDNQERNRNWMRLI, encoded by the exons atGGAGCAATATTCAAGTAAATGGATGATATTGATAGCAAGCACATGGATTCAAGCATTTACAGGCACAAATTTCGACTTCTCCTATTCTTCTGAATTGAAATCTGTTCTAGGAATTTCACAGGTGCAGCTGAATTATCTGTCAATGGCATCAGATATGGGGAAAGCATTTGGGTGGTGTTCTGGAGTTTCTCTTATGTATTTCCCATTGTGGGTTGTTCTTTTCATAGCTGCTTTTATGGGACTTATTGGTTATGGCCTTCAATGGCTTGTTATTCAGAGAATCATCATTTTGCCTTATTTCTTG GTATTTCTGTTGTGTGTGCTGGCTGGCTGCAGTATCTGCTGGTTTAATACAGTATGTTATGTGTTGTGCATCAAACATTTCCCAGCAAATAGACCATTTGCATTATCCCTCAGCGTAAGTTTCAATGGTGCAAGTGCAGCCTTGTTCAACCTCATTGCTAATGCCATTAATTCCAATGATGACACTCTATACCTTCTTCTTAATGCCCTAGTCCCCCTTGTCACATCAGTTGCAGCTCTGCCAATCCTCCGGCAACCTCACTCTCAAACTCTTCGTGCTGATTCTGTTCACCGAGAATATCTCATTTTCCTATGTCTAACTATACTAGCAGTTTTTACCGGCCTTTATCTCTTAATCCTGAACTCGGTCTCATATAGTGCACCAACGGCTCGTATCCTCTTGGTCGGTGCAGTGTTCTTGCTGGTCCTTCCAGTGATTGCGCCTGGGGCTATCCGCACAGAAGAGTGGTCTCAACTAATCCATCCTAATTATATGTTACTTGAAGACAATGATATTGATGATTTTGGAATGCACAAAGAAATGATGTGGAAAGAGGATTCAAGTATGACTCTTTGGACCGAAAATTCTCATGGTTCGAAAGAGAAGGAAAGTTGGACTAGCAGCTTTTTGTTGAGAGATCGTTTGCTGCTGCTTGGAGAAGAACATTCAGCAAATCAGCTCATGTGTAGGTGGGATTTCTGGCTATATTACCTAGCATATTTCTGCGGAGGAACACTCGTACTCGTTTACAGCAACAATCTAGGCCAAATTTCAGAGTCACTTGGATATAGTTCAGAGATCAGCTTTCTTGTTGCACTCTATTCTGCATGTTCCTTCTTCGGGCGCCTACTTTCAGCAGCCCCAGATTTCTTACGCGA CAAGATGTACTATGCAAGGACTGCATGGCTTGCATTTGCGCTGATTCCAACACCAGTGGCTTTTTTTCTGCTTGTTTTATCGGGAAGCAAAGCCGCATTGACCGCTGCCACGGCGTTGGTTGGGTTGAGTTCTGGTTTTGTATTTTCAGCAGCAGTGTCAATAACCTCTGAGCTATTTGGCCCCAACAGTGCAGGGGTCAATCACAACATTCTCATCACCAACATTCCTCTAGGATCACTACTCTATGGACTTCTTGCAGCTCTAGTCTATGAAGCAAACCTAGGAAAATCAAGCCAAGTTCTTGTATTGGATGGATCAAAGGTTTGCATGGGTAGAAACTGTTACATTCAGACATTTATGTGGTGGGGATGCATTTCTTTGTTGGGAGTAGCATCTAGTTTACTGCTTTTCCTAAGAACTAAAGCTGCCTATGACAATCAGGAAAGGAACCGAAATTGGATGAGATTAATATAA